TCTTTAAAGATCACCGTGTTTATGTTTCAGATCAAGAATAGAGCAACCTCATTGCAACTAGCCGGCTCGGTATTGAGCCGGCTTTTTCATGGTCTTTTACTACATGATCTAAAACAATGAAATTGGCCGTGTTACAATTGGAGAGAGAAGTTAAAGAGGGAGATGATCTTGTGGAAACTAGCAAAATGCTTAAAGAAGAAACGATTAAACATTACGTAAATAAATACCCTTTATTGAGTAAAGTTTCTGACGGGGAAGAAGTGTTTTGGTGTAATCCGGGATATTCCGATAATCATAGACCGGAAACTGAAACGATCACCTTAGCAGATATTCAGGAAGCTGAAGCGAGGCTTCAACGGTTTGCTCCATATCTTTCAGCAGCTTTTCCTGAAACGCAGGAAACAAACGGAATTATTGAATCACCATTGCTTGAAATACCGGATTTTCAAAAAATAATAACAGATAAAGAAGATTTGATGCATCCGGGGAAGTGGTTATTAAAATGCGACAGCAACCTTCCTATTTCAGGATCGATCAAAGCTAGAGGCGGCATCTATGAAGTGTTGAAGCATGCTGAAGAATTGGCTCTTCAACATCAGTTGATAACGAGGGACGAGAACTATGCAAAGTTTGCGGAAGAACCGTTTACACAGCTCTTTTCCCAATATTCCATTGCTGTAGGCTCTACCGGAAATTTAGGGCTGAGCATAGGAATAATGAGTGCGAAATTAGGTTTTAACGTAACCGTCCACATGTCGGGTGATGCACAAGAATGGAAGAAAATCCTTTTAAGAAGCAAAGGAGTCGAAGTCATCGAATATCATGCGGATTACAGCTTAGCCGTTGAGGAGGGAAGGAAACAGGCCGAACTCGACAAGAGGTGCTATTTTATTGATGACGAGAATTCGACTACTCTTTTCTTAGGTTACGCTGTAGCTGCCCTGCGATTAAAAAAGCAGCTGCAAGAACAAGGAATTCCTGTGGACCAAGATCATCCTTTATTTGTCTACCTCCCTTGCGGAGTAGGCGGAGGTCCAGGGGGAGTGGGGTACGGATTAAAAGTTTTGTTTAAGGAGAATGTCCACTGCTTTTTTGCTGAACCGGTACAATCTCCCTGCATGCTTATAGGGATGTTGACAGGCCTTC
This genomic stretch from Fictibacillus marinisediminis harbors:
- a CDS encoding D-serine ammonia-lyase is translated as MLKEETIKHYVNKYPLLSKVSDGEEVFWCNPGYSDNHRPETETITLADIQEAEARLQRFAPYLSAAFPETQETNGIIESPLLEIPDFQKIITDKEDLMHPGKWLLKCDSNLPISGSIKARGGIYEVLKHAEELALQHQLITRDENYAKFAEEPFTQLFSQYSIAVGSTGNLGLSIGIMSAKLGFNVTVHMSGDAQEWKKILLRSKGVEVIEYHADYSLAVEEGRKQAELDKRCYFIDDENSTTLFLGYAVAALRLKKQLQEQGIPVDQDHPLFVYLPCGVGGGPGGVGYGLKVLFKENVHCFFAEPVQSPCMLIGMLTGLHEEVSVFDFGLTNDTAADGLAVGRPSGFVGKFIEPYLSGIYTITDGELFRLLRHISDSEKQSLEPSALAGAAGPTRLLKTSEGTGYLKKHHLAEKMEKATHIIWATGGSMVPDEVMSNYYQMGSRS